In Lysinibacillus sp. FSL M8-0337, the following proteins share a genomic window:
- a CDS encoding RidA family protein, whose protein sequence is MNVVSTTNAPAAIGPYAQGIIVNGMFYSSGQIPLTATGELVEGDIAAQTHQVFANLKAVLEAAGSSLDNVVKTTVFMKDMNDFVAMNEVYASHFGEHKPARSAVEVARLPKDVKVEIEVIAVVK, encoded by the coding sequence ATGAATGTAGTATCTACAACGAATGCACCAGCAGCAATTGGACCATATGCACAAGGAATAATTGTAAATGGGATGTTTTATAGTTCAGGTCAAATTCCGCTTACTGCAACAGGGGAATTAGTAGAGGGTGATATCGCCGCTCAAACACACCAAGTATTTGCTAACCTAAAGGCAGTGTTAGAGGCTGCTGGTTCATCATTAGACAATGTAGTAAAAACTACTGTCTTTATGAAAGATATGAATGACTTTGTGGCAATGAACGAAGTCTATGCTAGTCACTTTGGCGAACATAAGCCAGCCCGTTCAGCAGTGGAAGTAGCTCGTCTACCAAAAGATGTGAAAGTGGAAATAGAAGTAATAGCCGTTGTAAAATAA
- a CDS encoding TatD family hydrolase encodes MFIDTHVHLNAEQYQEDLQEVIDRALEAKVETMVVVGFDRKTIEKTMELVEQYDFIYGVIGWHPVDAIDCTEEDLKWIEELAAHPKVVGIGETGLDYYWDKSPKDVQQALFRKQIHLAQKVNLPIIIHNRDATADVVDILREENAASVGGVMHCYSGSVETARQCIAMNFMISLGGPVTFKNARMPKEVATEIPLEHLMIETDAPYLAPHPYRGKRNEPALVPLVAEEIARLKEIPIEEVANVTTANAKKFFRIDV; translated from the coding sequence ATGTTTATCGATACTCATGTACATTTAAATGCAGAGCAATATCAAGAAGACTTACAAGAAGTCATAGATCGAGCTCTTGAAGCAAAGGTTGAAACCATGGTAGTTGTAGGTTTCGATCGTAAAACGATTGAAAAAACAATGGAATTAGTAGAACAATACGATTTTATTTATGGTGTGATTGGTTGGCATCCAGTAGATGCCATTGATTGCACTGAAGAAGATTTAAAATGGATTGAGGAATTGGCGGCACATCCTAAAGTCGTTGGAATTGGTGAAACAGGGTTAGACTATTACTGGGATAAATCACCAAAGGATGTTCAGCAAGCTCTTTTTCGCAAGCAAATTCATTTAGCACAAAAAGTAAATTTACCAATTATCATTCATAATCGAGATGCAACAGCGGATGTTGTGGATATTTTACGTGAAGAGAACGCTGCTTCTGTTGGAGGCGTTATGCATTGCTATAGTGGCAGTGTAGAAACAGCACGTCAATGCATCGCAATGAATTTTATGATTAGTCTTGGCGGACCAGTGACTTTTAAAAATGCTCGTATGCCGAAAGAAGTGGCAACAGAGATACCTTTAGAGCACTTGATGATTGAAACAGATGCGCCATATCTAGCTCCACATCCATATCGTGGTAAACGTAATGAACCAGCATTGGTGCCATTAGTTGCAGAAGAAATTGCACGTTTAAAAGAAATCCCAATTGAGGAAGTTGCCAATGTAACGACTGCCAATGCAAAAAAATTTTTTAGGATTGACGTTTAA
- a CDS encoding AbrB/MazE/SpoVT family DNA-binding domain-containing protein — protein MKSTGIVRKVDELGRVVIPIELRRTLGIAEKDALEIYVDDDKIILKKYMPNMTCAVTGEVSDDNFRLVGGKLILSPEGAEMLMKEIQSSLKK, from the coding sequence ATGAAATCAACAGGTATTGTTCGTAAAGTCGATGAATTAGGTCGTGTGGTAATTCCAATCGAACTTCGTCGTACATTAGGTATCGCTGAAAAAGACGCTTTAGAAATCTACGTAGATGATGACAAAATCATTCTAAAAAAATATATGCCTAACATGACTTGTGCTGTTACTGGTGAAGTTTCTGATGATAACTTCCGTCTAGTTGGAGGCAAATTAATTTTAAGCCCTGAAGGCGCAGAAATGTTAATGAAAGAAATCCAATCTAGCTTAAAAAAATAA
- a CDS encoding Veg family protein, with protein MPKTLADIKKSLDCHLGKRLQLKANGGRKKTVECAGILRETYRAIFVVELDQEDNTCKRVSYSYTDILTEAVEITFLDEAKAAVAK; from the coding sequence ATGCCAAAAACTTTAGCGGACATTAAAAAGTCGTTGGATTGTCATTTGGGTAAACGTTTGCAGTTAAAAGCAAACGGTGGTCGCAAGAAAACGGTCGAGTGTGCAGGGATATTGCGCGAAACATATCGTGCAATTTTTGTAGTTGAGCTTGATCAAGAAGACAATACGTGCAAGCGCGTATCGTATAGCTACACAGATATTTTAACTGAGGCAGTAGAGATTACATTTTTAGACGAAGCAAAAGCTGCTGTCGCGAAATAG
- the rnmV gene encoding ribonuclease M5: MQIQEIIVVEGKDDTTAIKRAVQADTIETNGSAISEETLKRIQHAQDKRGVIVFTDPDYPGRRIRAIIEQHVSGVKHAFLPKSKTIAKNGKGLGIEHAADEDIREALSLVYTPNSSEPIADDITLEDLMTARLIGHPLAKRRRDRLGEILNIGATNGKQLHKRLKMFQITEQQFGAAVAQVDQEENNA, encoded by the coding sequence TTGCAAATTCAAGAAATCATTGTCGTTGAAGGAAAAGATGATACAACAGCCATTAAGCGAGCTGTGCAAGCAGATACTATTGAAACAAATGGATCTGCGATTTCAGAGGAGACGCTTAAACGTATTCAGCACGCACAGGATAAACGAGGTGTTATTGTGTTTACAGATCCAGATTATCCAGGACGGCGAATTCGAGCTATTATTGAGCAACATGTCTCAGGAGTAAAACATGCCTTTTTACCAAAATCAAAAACAATTGCAAAAAACGGTAAAGGTTTAGGCATTGAGCATGCGGCAGATGAGGATATTCGCGAAGCGTTAAGTCTTGTCTATACGCCAAATAGCAGCGAGCCCATTGCCGATGATATTACACTAGAAGATTTAATGACCGCTCGTTTAATCGGTCATCCATTGGCGAAAAGACGCCGTGATCGTCTAGGTGAAATATTGAATATTGGTGCAACAAATGGTAAACAACTTCATAAAAGATTGAAAATGTTTCAAATAACAGAACAGCAATTTGGTGCTGCTGTCGCACAGGTAGATCAGGAGGAAAATAATGCATAA
- the rsmA gene encoding 16S rRNA (adenine(1518)-N(6)/adenine(1519)-N(6))-dimethyltransferase RsmA, which translates to MHKDIATPIRTQEILKKYGFSFKKSLGQNFLIDPNILRNIVSHANLTENSGAIEVGPGIGALTEHLARSAKKVVSFEIDQRLLPVLADTLSPYNNVSIVHSDILKADVAKVIEEEMPGIEDIMVVANLPYYVTTPILMKLLNDRLPIRGFVVMMQKEVADRITAKPGTKEYGSLSIAIQYYVTAEIAMTVPKTVFMPQPNVDSAVIRLIKHDAPPVNVIDEDFLFVVTRASFVQRRKTILNNLQSGLPNGKANKENIIEALESVNIEPTRRGETLSIQEFGKLADALYPTFAK; encoded by the coding sequence ATGCATAAGGATATTGCAACACCCATTCGAACACAGGAAATTTTAAAGAAATATGGTTTTTCATTTAAAAAGAGCTTAGGTCAAAATTTTTTAATTGACCCGAACATTTTAAGAAACATTGTTAGTCATGCGAATTTGACAGAAAACAGTGGTGCAATTGAAGTTGGTCCCGGTATTGGCGCATTAACCGAGCATTTGGCACGCAGCGCAAAAAAGGTCGTATCGTTTGAAATCGATCAGCGTTTATTACCAGTACTAGCCGATACATTAAGTCCATATAATAATGTGTCTATCGTGCATTCCGATATTTTAAAAGCAGATGTTGCTAAAGTAATTGAGGAGGAAATGCCAGGTATTGAGGATATTATGGTTGTTGCTAATTTACCCTATTATGTTACGACACCAATTTTAATGAAGTTGTTAAATGATCGTCTACCAATCCGTGGTTTTGTGGTGATGATGCAGAAAGAAGTTGCGGATCGTATTACAGCGAAACCAGGAACAAAAGAATATGGTTCATTATCGATTGCCATTCAATATTACGTGACGGCTGAAATTGCGATGACCGTACCGAAAACTGTTTTTATGCCACAACCAAATGTAGATTCAGCAGTTATTCGCCTTATTAAGCATGATGCGCCACCGGTTAATGTGATTGATGAGGACTTTCTTTTTGTTGTCACAAGAGCGTCATTTGTACAGCGTCGTAAAACCATCTTAAATAATTTACAATCGGGTTTACCAAATGGTAAGGCCAATAAAGAGAATATTATCGAGGCTTTAGAATCTGTAAATATCGAGCCAACTCGTCGTGGTGAGACGCTTTCTATTCAAGAGTTTGGAAAGCTGGCGGACGCACTTTACCCAACCTTTGCAAAGTAA
- the purR gene encoding pur operon repressor, whose protein sequence is MKWKRSERLVDMTYYLLEHPHQLIPLTYFSELYQSAKSSISEDLTIVKETFEEKGIGLLTTVPGAAGGVKYIPKMSEEEVRLVIQDLKAELEHSDRLLPGGYLFMTDLLGNPDLINRVGKVFASAFADQQIDVIMTVATKGISIAHAIARHLNVPVVVVRRDSKVTEGSTVSINYVSGSSRRIQTMVLSKRSMKSGQRVLITDDFMKVGGTMNGMKNLLEEFDCQLAGIAVLVEAEHADETLVDDYYSLVKLHEVNEKDRTIALSEGNYFTKREK, encoded by the coding sequence ATGAAATGGAAGCGTAGTGAACGACTAGTTGATATGACGTACTATTTACTAGAACATCCACATCAGCTGATCCCGCTAACTTATTTTTCAGAATTATATCAATCAGCTAAGTCTTCAATTAGTGAAGATTTAACGATTGTAAAAGAAACTTTCGAAGAAAAAGGAATCGGGTTATTGACAACAGTGCCAGGGGCTGCAGGTGGTGTGAAGTATATTCCTAAAATGTCCGAAGAGGAAGTTCGTTTAGTGATACAGGATTTAAAAGCTGAACTTGAACATTCAGATCGTTTGTTACCTGGTGGCTATTTATTTATGACGGATTTACTAGGCAATCCAGATTTAATTAATCGAGTTGGTAAGGTCTTTGCATCTGCATTTGCTGACCAACAAATTGATGTCATTATGACGGTGGCAACAAAGGGGATATCTATTGCCCATGCCATAGCAAGACATTTAAATGTACCAGTAGTAGTTGTACGTAGAGACAGCAAAGTAACAGAAGGTTCTACAGTCAGCATTAACTACGTATCTGGTTCTTCTCGTAGAATTCAGACAATGGTATTATCAAAAAGAAGCATGAAGAGTGGACAGCGTGTACTGATTACCGATGATTTTATGAAGGTCGGAGGTACGATGAACGGTATGAAAAATCTATTAGAAGAGTTTGACTGTCAACTAGCAGGTATCGCGGTTCTTGTTGAAGCAGAGCATGCCGATGAAACTTTAGTAGACGATTACTATTCACTTGTAAAGCTTCATGAGGTTAATGAAAAGGATCGTACGATTGCATTAAGTGAAGGAAATTATTTTACAAAAAGGGAGAAATGA
- a CDS encoding G5 and 3D domain-containing protein, translating into MSNNSMKNLFLGSLRSKQTVIRIVSLVLFVSVISFVLYQGTKKSVTLNANGEAIEVSTHAKTVEELLQNQNIDVAAHDKISPSLNAKIVNGLAITWEQAKEVTISVDGNQSKVWTTEKLVKDILKEANIEVSEHDSLAQGLDTEVGADNKIDIQKAFQVTLVDGLENRQVWSTSTTVANFLKQQGIQLNEFDRVENNLEDVITPESKIAVVRVEKVIDVVEDSIDFTIEKKQDASLLKGKEKVVTTGEKGTVSRTYEVVKENGKIVAKNLQSENVIKEPKKQVVAVGAKKLVASATTVSRGSAEPASGKEFYVTATAYTPYCKGCSGTSATGINLRSGSGLKVIAVDPSVIKLGSKVWVEGYGTAIAGDTGGSIKGNKIDILVQTDAQARNWGRKKVRIKVLN; encoded by the coding sequence ATGTCAAATAATTCCATGAAAAACTTGTTCTTAGGATCATTGAGGAGTAAGCAAACAGTGATAAGAATTGTTTCACTTGTCCTGTTTGTGTCAGTAATTTCATTCGTACTTTACCAAGGTACTAAAAAATCCGTAACGCTTAATGCTAACGGAGAAGCAATTGAAGTATCAACACATGCTAAAACTGTAGAAGAACTATTACAAAATCAAAATATAGACGTAGCAGCGCATGACAAAATATCACCCTCTCTGAATGCCAAAATTGTTAATGGTTTAGCAATTACTTGGGAACAGGCAAAAGAAGTAACAATTTCAGTTGATGGAAATCAGTCAAAAGTTTGGACAACTGAAAAACTAGTGAAAGACATTTTGAAGGAAGCAAATATCGAAGTATCAGAACATGATTCATTAGCGCAAGGTTTGGATACAGAAGTAGGAGCAGATAACAAAATCGATATTCAAAAAGCGTTTCAGGTAACGCTTGTCGATGGTTTAGAAAACAGACAAGTTTGGTCCACTTCGACTACGGTCGCTAACTTTTTAAAACAACAAGGAATTCAACTTAATGAATTCGATCGTGTCGAGAATAACCTGGAGGACGTTATCACTCCAGAGAGTAAAATCGCAGTAGTTCGCGTAGAAAAGGTTATCGATGTAGTGGAAGACTCTATAGATTTCACAATTGAAAAGAAGCAAGATGCTTCTTTGCTTAAAGGAAAAGAAAAAGTTGTCACGACGGGCGAGAAGGGTACAGTTTCTCGAACGTATGAAGTCGTGAAAGAAAACGGCAAAATTGTGGCAAAAAATTTACAATCTGAAAACGTTATAAAAGAGCCAAAGAAACAAGTAGTTGCTGTTGGTGCAAAAAAATTAGTAGCTAGCGCAACAACTGTGTCTCGTGGTTCAGCGGAGCCTGCTAGTGGGAAAGAATTTTATGTAACAGCAACAGCTTATACACCGTATTGTAAAGGCTGTTCAGGTACATCAGCTACTGGCATTAACTTGCGTTCAGGTTCTGGCTTAAAGGTAATCGCAGTAGATCCATCCGTTATTAAACTTGGCTCAAAGGTGTGGGTTGAAGGTTATGGAACAGCTATTGCTGGGGATACTGGCGGTTCAATTAAGGGTAATAAGATCGACATACTTGTACAAACAGATGCTCAAGCCCGCAACTGGGGACGTAAGAAAGTGCGTATTAAAGTATTAAATTAA
- the metG gene encoding methionine--tRNA ligase: MSEQNKTFYITTPIYYPSGKFHIGTAYTTVASDTIARYKRLRGYDVRFLTGMDEHGQKIQEKAAEAGKHPQEYVNEIAEAAKKLWALMDISYDDFIQTTEERHKKTVEKIFQKFLDNGDIYKGEYEGWYCTPCESFFTETQLEDGKCPDCGRAVHKVKEESYFFNMKKYADRLLAYYEENLEFIEPESRKNEMINNFIKPGLEDLSVSRTSFDWGIKVPGDPKHVIYVWVDALTNYITSLGYLSEDETLFNKYWPADVHVVGKDIVRFHTIYWPIFLMALDLPLPKKVFAHGFIMMKDGKMSKSKGNVIYPEMLIERYGLDATRYFLLRELPFGSDGVFSPESFVERTNFDLANDLGNLLNRTISMINKYFDGNIPTENLQSTEFDEALKVHAETVRIKYEESMEKMQFSVVLADLWTLVSRTNKYIDETQPWVLAKEEVDKPKLGAVMRNLAESLHHIAVMLQPFMTSTPTRILQQLGLDDKFLSWETIETFGNTIPANIKVVEKGTPIFPRLDGEIEITYIREEMRGSVKTSQEEEPSTESKVVEIPEIPEISIDDFMKVDLRVATVTACEPIPKADKLLKLQVDLGYEQRQVVSGIAKYYTAEELVGQKVIVVANLKPVKLRGELSQGMILAGEKDGILKLASVDPKLENGAKVK; the protein is encoded by the coding sequence GTGAGCGAACAAAACAAAACATTCTATATAACAACCCCGATTTACTATCCAAGTGGAAAATTCCATATTGGTACAGCGTATACGACAGTAGCGTCTGATACGATTGCACGTTACAAACGTTTACGTGGCTATGATGTACGTTTCTTAACTGGGATGGACGAGCATGGACAAAAGATTCAAGAAAAAGCTGCAGAAGCTGGCAAGCATCCTCAAGAATATGTAAATGAGATTGCCGAGGCAGCGAAAAAACTATGGGCATTAATGGATATTTCTTATGATGATTTCATTCAAACAACGGAAGAACGTCATAAAAAAACTGTCGAAAAGATTTTCCAAAAGTTTTTAGACAACGGCGATATCTATAAAGGTGAGTATGAAGGGTGGTACTGTACTCCTTGTGAGTCATTCTTTACTGAAACGCAATTAGAAGATGGAAAGTGTCCAGACTGTGGTCGCGCTGTACACAAAGTTAAAGAAGAATCTTACTTCTTTAATATGAAGAAATACGCAGATCGCCTACTCGCTTATTATGAAGAAAATCTAGAATTCATCGAACCGGAATCTCGTAAAAACGAAATGATTAATAACTTTATTAAACCAGGGCTTGAAGATTTATCAGTTTCACGAACTTCATTTGATTGGGGTATCAAAGTGCCAGGAGACCCAAAACACGTAATTTACGTTTGGGTAGATGCGTTAACAAATTATATTACCTCTTTAGGTTACTTATCAGAAGATGAAACGTTATTTAATAAATATTGGCCAGCCGATGTACATGTGGTAGGAAAAGATATCGTACGTTTCCATACAATCTATTGGCCAATATTCTTAATGGCACTTGATTTACCATTACCTAAAAAAGTTTTCGCGCATGGATTTATTATGATGAAAGACGGAAAAATGTCTAAATCAAAAGGAAATGTTATCTATCCTGAAATGTTAATCGAACGTTATGGATTAGATGCAACACGTTACTTCCTATTAAGAGAGTTACCATTCGGCTCTGATGGCGTATTTTCACCAGAATCATTTGTGGAGCGAACAAATTTTGATTTAGCTAATGATTTAGGTAATTTATTAAACCGTACAATTTCTATGATTAATAAGTATTTTGATGGTAATATTCCTACAGAAAATCTTCAATCGACAGAATTTGATGAGGCATTAAAAGTGCATGCAGAAACTGTACGTATTAAATATGAAGAAAGTATGGAAAAAATGCAATTTAGTGTCGTATTAGCAGACCTGTGGACACTAGTATCTCGTACAAATAAATACATTGATGAAACACAACCTTGGGTACTTGCAAAAGAAGAAGTAGATAAGCCAAAATTAGGGGCTGTTATGCGAAATTTGGCAGAGAGTTTACATCATATTGCCGTTATGCTACAACCATTTATGACATCTACACCGACACGCATATTGCAACAATTAGGATTAGACGACAAATTTTTATCATGGGAAACAATTGAAACATTCGGTAATACTATTCCAGCAAACATTAAAGTGGTAGAAAAAGGTACACCAATTTTCCCACGTTTAGATGGTGAAATTGAAATTACTTACATTCGAGAAGAAATGCGCGGCTCTGTAAAAACTTCTCAAGAAGAAGAACCAAGCACAGAATCAAAAGTTGTAGAAATTCCAGAAATACCTGAAATTTCTATTGATGATTTTATGAAAGTGGACTTACGTGTGGCAACGGTTACAGCATGTGAACCGATTCCAAAAGCGGATAAATTATTAAAGCTACAAGTTGACCTTGGATATGAGCAACGCCAAGTAGTTTCGGGAATTGCTAAGTATTATACTGCGGAAGAGCTAGTCGGACAAAAAGTGATTGTTGTTGCAAACTTGAAACCTGTAAAATTACGTGGTGAATTATCACAAGGGATGATTTTAGCGGGTGAAAAAGATGGAATTTTAAAGCTAGCCTCTGTTGATCCAAAACTTGAAAATGGTGCAAAAGTAAAATAA
- the ispE gene encoding 4-(cytidine 5'-diphospho)-2-C-methyl-D-erythritol kinase — MLYVKAPAKINLTLDVLYKRPDNYHEVEMVMTTVDLADRISLESREDGVIEIISTDNFVPNDHRNFAYQAARLIKDTYGIRQGVSITIEKEIPIAAGLAGGSSDAAATLKGLNELWNLNLSIDELAELGAKIGSDVSFCVYGGTALATGRGEKIQELPAPPSCWVVLAKPKIGVSTAEVYGGLKVEGLEHPNTKQMIQAIETDNYELLCASLGNVLETVTFKLHPEVIMLKEQMKRFGADATLMSGSGPTVFGLVDSEARVSRIYNGLRGFCEEVYAVRILGERNTLA, encoded by the coding sequence ATGCTTTATGTAAAGGCGCCTGCAAAAATTAATTTAACATTAGATGTTCTTTATAAACGACCAGATAATTATCACGAAGTGGAGATGGTCATGACGACTGTCGATTTGGCAGATCGTATTAGCTTAGAATCTCGTGAAGATGGAGTAATCGAAATTATTTCAACGGATAATTTCGTACCAAATGATCACCGCAACTTTGCTTATCAAGCAGCGCGTCTTATAAAAGATACATACGGCATTAGACAAGGTGTATCCATTACAATTGAAAAAGAAATACCGATTGCTGCAGGTCTTGCAGGAGGTAGTAGTGATGCAGCGGCGACACTAAAAGGCTTAAATGAACTTTGGAATTTAAACTTATCCATAGATGAGTTAGCAGAGCTTGGTGCTAAAATTGGCTCAGATGTATCTTTTTGTGTATACGGCGGTACAGCGTTAGCAACTGGACGTGGAGAAAAAATTCAAGAATTACCTGCTCCGCCAAGCTGTTGGGTTGTATTAGCCAAGCCTAAAATAGGCGTATCAACAGCGGAAGTGTATGGCGGATTGAAAGTTGAAGGACTTGAGCATCCAAATACAAAGCAAATGATTCAAGCGATTGAGACGGATAATTATGAACTATTATGTGCATCTTTAGGAAATGTTTTGGAAACTGTAACATTTAAGTTGCATCCAGAAGTTATTATGTTAAAAGAGCAGATGAAACGTTTTGGAGCAGATGCGACATTAATGAGCGGAAGCGGTCCAACGGTCTTTGGCCTTGTGGATAGTGAGGCTCGTGTAAGTCGAATTTACAATGGCTTACGAGGCTTTTGTGAAGAAGTATATGCTGTGCGCATTTTAGGAGAGCGAAATACGCTTGCTTAA
- a CDS encoding small, acid-soluble spore protein, alpha/beta type: MPRKGIMSPRLKEEIAKELGFYDVVQKEGWGGIKARDAGNMVKRAIEMAERASSEQERK, from the coding sequence ATGCCTAGAAAAGGTATCATGTCACCTCGTTTAAAAGAAGAGATCGCCAAAGAACTTGGATTTTATGATGTTGTGCAAAAAGAAGGTTGGGGCGGCATTAAAGCTCGAGATGCTGGTAATATGGTGAAACGTGCCATTGAGATGGCGGAAAGAGCAAGCAGTGAACAAGAGCGTAAGTAG